A region from the Bradyrhizobium erythrophlei genome encodes:
- the groL gene encoding chaperonin GroEL (60 kDa chaperone family; promotes refolding of misfolded polypeptides especially under stressful conditions; forms two stacked rings of heptamers to form a barrel-shaped 14mer; ends can be capped by GroES; misfolded proteins enter the barrel where they are refolded when GroES binds) yields the protein MAAKDVKFSGDARDRMLRGVDILANAVKVTLGPKGRNVVIEKSFGAPRITKDGVTVAKEIELDDKFENMGAQMLREVASKTNDTAGDGTTTATVLAQAIVREGAKSVAAGMNPMDLKRGIEIAVHAVVKDIQKRAKPVASSSEVAQIGTISANGDAAIGKMIAQAMQKVGNEGVITVEENKSLETEVDIVEGMKFDRGYLSPYFITNAEKMTAELEDVYVLLHEKKLSGLQSMLPVLEAVVQSGRPLLIIAEDVEGEALATLVVNRLRGGLKVAAVKAPGFGDRRKAMLEDIAILTGGQLISDELGMKLESVTINMLGRAGKVVIDKENTTIVKGAGKKKDIESRVGQIKAQIEETTSDYDREKLQERLAKLAGGVAVIRVGGATEIEVKEKKDRVEDALNATRAAVQEGIVPGGGVALLRAKKAVGRIHNENSDVQAGINIVLKALEAPVRQIAENAGVEGSIVVGKILEDKSETFGFDAQTEEYVDMVAKGIIDPAKVVRAALQDAASVAGLLVTTEAMVAELPKEPAPAMPGGGGGGMGGMGGMGF from the coding sequence ATGGCTGCCAAGGACGTAAAATTTTCCGGAGACGCGCGTGATCGCATGCTGCGCGGCGTCGACATTCTCGCCAACGCGGTGAAGGTGACGCTGGGCCCCAAGGGCCGCAATGTGGTCATCGAAAAGAGTTTCGGCGCGCCGCGCATCACCAAGGACGGCGTCACCGTCGCCAAGGAAATCGAACTTGACGACAAGTTCGAGAACATGGGCGCGCAGATGCTGCGCGAAGTCGCCTCCAAGACCAACGACACCGCCGGCGACGGCACCACCACCGCCACCGTGCTGGCGCAGGCGATCGTGCGGGAGGGCGCCAAGTCGGTCGCCGCCGGCATGAACCCGATGGACCTCAAGCGCGGCATCGAGATCGCGGTGCACGCCGTGGTCAAGGATATCCAGAAGCGCGCCAAGCCGGTCGCCTCGTCGTCCGAGGTTGCCCAGATCGGCACCATCTCCGCCAACGGCGACGCCGCGATCGGCAAGATGATCGCGCAGGCGATGCAGAAGGTCGGCAACGAAGGCGTCATCACCGTCGAGGAGAACAAGTCGCTGGAAACCGAAGTCGACATCGTCGAGGGCATGAAGTTCGACCGCGGTTATCTCAGCCCCTATTTCATCACCAATGCCGAAAAGATGACCGCCGAACTGGAAGACGTCTACGTGCTGCTGCACGAGAAGAAGCTGTCCGGCCTGCAGTCGATGCTGCCGGTGCTGGAGGCCGTGGTGCAGTCGGGCCGCCCGCTCCTCATCATCGCGGAAGACGTCGAAGGCGAGGCGCTGGCGACGCTGGTGGTCAACCGCCTGCGCGGCGGACTGAAGGTCGCCGCCGTCAAGGCGCCCGGCTTCGGCGACCGCCGCAAGGCGATGCTGGAAGACATCGCGATCCTGACCGGCGGCCAGCTGATATCAGATGAACTCGGCATGAAGCTCGAAAGCGTGACGATCAACATGCTCGGCCGTGCCGGCAAGGTCGTGATCGACAAGGAAAACACCACCATCGTCAAGGGCGCCGGCAAGAAGAAGGACATCGAGTCCCGGGTCGGCCAGATCAAGGCGCAGATCGAGGAGACCACCTCCGACTACGACCGCGAGAAGCTGCAGGAGCGGCTCGCCAAGCTCGCCGGCGGCGTCGCGGTCATTCGCGTCGGCGGCGCGACCGAAATCGAGGTGAAGGAGAAGAAGGATCGCGTCGAGGACGCGCTCAACGCTACCCGCGCCGCGGTGCAGGAAGGCATCGTCCCGGGCGGCGGCGTCGCGCTGCTGCGCGCCAAGAAGGCGGTCGGCCGTATCCACAACGAGAACTCCGACGTGCAGGCCGGCATCAATATCGTGCTGAAGGCGCTGGAAGCGCCGGTCCGCCAGATCGCCGAGAATGCGGGGGTCGAGGGCTCGATCGTGGTCGGCAAGATCCTCGAGGACAAGTCGGAGACGTTCGGCTTCGACGCGCAGACCGAAGAGTATGTCGATATGGTCGCCAAGGGCATCATCGACCCGGCCAAGGTGGTGCGCGCCGCGCTGCAGGACGCGGCCTCGGTGGCCGGCCTTCTGGTCACGACGGAGGCCATGGTCGCCGAACTGCCGAAGGAGCCGGCGCCGGCGATGCCCGGCGGCGGTGGCGGCGGTATGGGTGGCATGGGCGGAATGGGCTTCTAA
- a CDS encoding co-chaperone GroES, translating into MAKSKFRPLHDRVVVKRIDAEEKSKGGIIIPDSAKEKPSQGEITAVGPGGRDEAGKLIPIDLKVGDRVLFGKWSGTEIKLDGEELLIMKESDIMGVLA; encoded by the coding sequence ATGGCTAAATCCAAATTTCGTCCGCTGCATGACCGTGTCGTGGTCAAACGTATCGACGCCGAAGAAAAGTCCAAGGGCGGCATCATCATTCCGGACAGCGCCAAGGAAAAGCCCTCGCAGGGCGAAATCACCGCGGTCGGCCCGGGCGGCCGTGACGAAGCCGGCAAGCTGATTCCGATCGACCTCAAGGTCGGCGACCGCGTGCTGTTCGGCAAGTGGTCGGGCACCGAGATCAAGCTCGACGGCGAGGAACTCCTGATCATGAAGGAGAGCGACATCATGGGCGTACTGGCCTGA
- a CDS encoding tannase/feruloyl esterase family alpha/beta hydrolase, with product MKANRLLPALAAAMMSSVALAPTASFAATCESLINAHVANTTITAAQSIFAGAYVAPDGTNVGNMPAFCRVAATVSTQPTEAVKIEIWMPASDWNGKYEAQGSGGFGGSISYAALAAPVNAGFAAATTDTGHEGGTIGAIGAPLPWAQNPVSLYDWGHTSIHLMTVAAKDIIKQFYKKDIRYSYYAGCSTGGAEAMEEAEYYPEDFDGLWAGSPGMDYAHLMESFLWGGLPSAQNPAALVPQSTLNALNTAVLNACTSAKALVTDTFLNDPRDCHFDPSALLCTAGQSSGTCLTAPQLAAVKHLYSPVTNPRTGLKLYPGFAPGSESQWALIQGSLIAFFAQPLLANTVFNNPNWDWTTFNYDSDAKRVDQVLSPKIDATSPNLSRLRELGHKLIMTQGWIDALNAQSLPIEYYNNVVLSNDSGNIHKTADYFRLFMVPGMSHCGGGPGPNNFDAVAALEKWVEQRAEPDTLLATAYKNGDPSQGVAMTRPLCPYPKVVKYQAGNPTQAASFTCVNDADDYAKDRAQEVKNLLQNLVVGDRQNLPN from the coding sequence ATGAAAGCCAATCGTCTACTTCCCGCACTTGCTGCAGCTATGATGTCGTCAGTCGCACTCGCACCGACGGCGTCATTCGCGGCTACATGCGAGAGCCTGATAAACGCACACGTGGCCAATACGACCATTACGGCGGCGCAATCGATATTCGCGGGCGCCTACGTCGCCCCCGACGGTACAAACGTCGGCAATATGCCAGCGTTTTGTCGCGTCGCCGCGACCGTAAGTACGCAGCCGACCGAAGCAGTCAAAATCGAAATATGGATGCCCGCTTCCGATTGGAACGGCAAATACGAGGCGCAAGGAAGCGGGGGCTTTGGCGGCAGCATAAGTTACGCAGCGTTGGCCGCTCCCGTGAACGCCGGCTTTGCGGCGGCGACTACGGATACCGGCCACGAAGGGGGTACAATCGGAGCGATCGGCGCACCGCTTCCCTGGGCGCAAAATCCGGTCTCACTTTATGATTGGGGGCATACTTCCATCCATCTTATGACGGTCGCTGCAAAGGACATTATCAAGCAGTTTTACAAGAAGGATATCCGATATTCCTACTACGCCGGCTGTTCAACCGGTGGCGCGGAAGCCATGGAGGAAGCCGAATACTATCCCGAGGATTTCGATGGCTTATGGGCCGGCTCTCCCGGGATGGATTATGCCCATCTCATGGAAAGTTTCCTGTGGGGTGGCCTACCGTCCGCGCAAAACCCGGCGGCCCTGGTTCCGCAGAGTACCTTAAACGCCCTAAATACCGCGGTGCTCAACGCCTGCACGTCGGCGAAGGCGCTTGTTACGGATACCTTCCTGAACGATCCCCGAGATTGTCATTTTGATCCGTCGGCACTTCTTTGCACGGCGGGTCAAAGCTCGGGCACATGCCTTACCGCGCCACAGCTGGCCGCGGTTAAGCATCTATATTCGCCGGTCACAAATCCGCGGACCGGCCTGAAACTTTATCCCGGTTTTGCGCCGGGAAGTGAGAGCCAGTGGGCGTTGATCCAAGGCTCGCTCATAGCATTTTTCGCTCAGCCCCTCCTCGCCAATACGGTGTTTAACAACCCGAATTGGGATTGGACGACGTTCAACTACGACAGCGACGCTAAGCGGGTCGATCAAGTGCTGAGCCCGAAGATCGACGCTACCAGTCCGAATCTGAGTAGACTGAGGGAGCTTGGTCACAAGCTCATCATGACCCAGGGCTGGATAGACGCATTGAATGCCCAAAGCCTTCCCATCGAGTACTATAATAACGTCGTTTTATCGAACGATTCGGGGAACATTCACAAAACCGCAGACTATTTCCGATTGTTCATGGTGCCTGGAATGAGCCACTGTGGTGGTGGCCCTGGTCCCAACAATTTTGATGCGGTCGCGGCTCTGGAGAAATGGGTCGAACAGCGCGCTGAGCCGGATACATTGCTCGCCACTGCGTACAAAAACGGCGACCCGTCTCAAGGCGTGGCTATGACTCGGCCTTTGTGCCCATACCCGAAGGTTGTTAAGTACCAGGCGGGAAATCCCACGCAAGCCGCAAGCTTCACCTGCGTGAACGACGCGGACGACTATGCCAAAGACCGGGCGCAGGAGGTAAAGAACCTCCTTCAAAACCTGGTAGTGGGGGACCGACAGAATCTTCCAAACTGA